One genomic segment of Helianthus annuus cultivar XRQ/B chromosome 14, HanXRQr2.0-SUNRISE, whole genome shotgun sequence includes these proteins:
- the LOC110903986 gene encoding formamidase isoform X2 codes for MAPSTPKLVVPIDLKKKPWEQKLPLHNRWHPEIPPVATIKTGQVFRMEMVDWTGGAIKDDNSASDVKYLDLSTVHYLSGPIRVVDEDGPAKPGDLLAVEICNLGALPGDEWGFTAIFDRENGGGFLTDHFPCATKAIWYFEGIYAYSPHIPGVRFPGLTHPGIIGTAPSMELLNIWNERERELEENGLKSLKLCEVLHSRPLANLPSTKGCLLGKIEEGSREWEKMANEAARTIPGRENGGNCDIKNLSRGSKIYLPVFVEGANFSTGDMHFSQGDGEVSFCGAIEMSGFLELKCEIIRGGMKEYLTPMGPTPLHVNPIFEIGPVEPRFSEWLVFEGISVDESGRQHYLDASVAYKRAVLNAIDYLSKFGYSKEQVYLLLSCCPCEGRISGIVDAPNAVATLAIPTAIFDQDIRPKANKLPIGPRVVRNPDIPRCTYDGNLPITKNLSATGS; via the exons ATGGCTCCTTCAACACCAAAACTAGTAGTACCAATAGACCTGAAGAAGAAGCCATGGGAACAAAAGCTGCCCCTGCACAACCGGTGGCATCCTGAGATACCACCGGTTGCAACCATTAAAACCGGTCAAGTTTTCAGGATGGAAATGGTGGACTGGACTGGAGGTGCTATTAAAGATGATAATTCTGCTAGTGATGTTAAATATTTAGACCTTTCAACT GTGCATTATCTGAGTGGGCCAATTAGAGTTGTTGATGAGGATGGACCGGCTAAACCAGGCGATCTTCTTGCGGTTGAAATATGCAATTTGGGTGCTCTTCCTGGTGATGAATGGGGTTTTACTGCTATTTTTGATAGAGAAAATGGTGGTGGGTTCCTTACTGATCATTTCCCCTGTGCCACAAAAGCAATTTGGTATTTTGAAGGAATATATGCTTACTCTCCTCATATTCCag GTGTACGGTTTCCGGGTTTAACACACCCGGGAATAATCGGAACAGCGCCTTCAATGGAGCTCCTTAATATATGGAATGAAAGGGAGAGAGAGCTTGAAGAAAATGGCTTAAAATCTTTAAAGTTATGTGAAGTTTTGCATTCAAGACCATTGGCAAACCTGCCTTCAACAAAAGGTTGTCTCCTCGGCAAG ATTGAGGAAGGAAGTCGCGAATGGGAAAAGATGGCTAACGAGGCTGCAAGGACGATTCCGGGAAGGGAAAATGGCGGGAACTGTGACATCAAGAATCTAAGTAGAGGTTCAAAGATATACCTTCCAGTGTTTGTGGAAGGGGCTAACTTTAGTACTGGAGATATGCATTTTTCACAAGGAGATGGTGAAGTTTCCTTTTGTGGGGCCATTGAGATGAGTGGCTTCCTTGAGCTCAA GTGTGAGATAATAAGAGGAGGGATGAAAGAATATCTAACTCCAATGGGGCCTACTCCTCTTCATGTTAATCCTATATTCGAGATCGGGCCAGTAGAGCCCAGATTCTCAGAATGGTTAGTATTTGAGGGAATCAGTGTTGATGAGAGTGGAAGACAACATTACCTTGACGCCAGTGTTGCTTACAAGCGAGCCGTCCTAAATGCAATCGACTACCTGTCCAAATTTGGATATTCCAAGGAACAG GTGTATCTTTTATTGTCATGTTGTCCTTGCGAAGGAAGGATTTCAGGAATAGTTGATGCTCCAAATGCTGTCGCCACACTTGCAATTCCAACTGCTATATTTGATCAG GATATTCGCCCAAAGGCAAACAAGTTGCCAATAGGACCACGCGTTGTCAGGAATCCAGATATCCCAAGATGCACTTATGATGGAAATTTACCGATCACAAAGAACCTGAGTGCAACAGGAAGTTAA
- the LOC110903986 gene encoding formamidase isoform X1 gives MAQHGPRLVVPIDVTKKPREQKLPLHNRWHPDIPPVAEVRVGEVFRVEMVDFSGGGITKEYTAEDIKFSDQFVVHYLSGPIRVVDEDGPAKPGDLLAVEICNLGALPGDEWGFTAIFDRENGGGFLTDHFPCATKAIWYFEGIYAYSPHIPGVRFPGLTHPGIIGTAPSMELLNIWNERERELEENGLKSLKLCEVLHSRPLANLPSTKGCLLGKIEEGSREWEKMANEAARTIPGRENGGNCDIKNLSRGSKIYLPVFVEGANFSTGDMHFSQGDGEVSFCGAIEMSGFLELKCEIIRGGMKEYLTPMGPTPLHVNPIFEIGPVEPRFSEWLVFEGISVDESGRQHYLDASVAYKRAVLNAIDYLSKFGYSKEQVYLLLSCCPCEGRISGIVDAPNAVATLAIPTAIFDQDIRPKANKLPIGPRVVRNPDIPRCTYDGNLPITKNLSATGS, from the exons ATGGCTCAACATGGTCCTAGACTGGTGGTGCCAATAGACGTAACCAAGAAACCAAGGGAACAGAAGCTTCCGCTTCATAACCGGTGGCACCCTGACATACCACCCGTTGCTGAGGTTCGTGTCGGGGAGGTGTTTCGGGTCGAGATGGTTGATTTTTCTGGTGGTGGTATCACTAAAGAATACACTGCTGAAGACATCAAATTCTCTGACCAATTTGTT GTGCATTATCTGAGTGGGCCAATTAGAGTTGTTGATGAGGATGGACCGGCTAAACCAGGCGATCTTCTTGCGGTTGAAATATGCAATTTGGGTGCTCTTCCTGGTGATGAATGGGGTTTTACTGCTATTTTTGATAGAGAAAATGGTGGTGGGTTCCTTACTGATCATTTCCCCTGTGCCACAAAAGCAATTTGGTATTTTGAAGGAATATATGCTTACTCTCCTCATATTCCag GTGTACGGTTTCCGGGTTTAACACACCCGGGAATAATCGGAACAGCGCCTTCAATGGAGCTCCTTAATATATGGAATGAAAGGGAGAGAGAGCTTGAAGAAAATGGCTTAAAATCTTTAAAGTTATGTGAAGTTTTGCATTCAAGACCATTGGCAAACCTGCCTTCAACAAAAGGTTGTCTCCTCGGCAAG ATTGAGGAAGGAAGTCGCGAATGGGAAAAGATGGCTAACGAGGCTGCAAGGACGATTCCGGGAAGGGAAAATGGCGGGAACTGTGACATCAAGAATCTAAGTAGAGGTTCAAAGATATACCTTCCAGTGTTTGTGGAAGGGGCTAACTTTAGTACTGGAGATATGCATTTTTCACAAGGAGATGGTGAAGTTTCCTTTTGTGGGGCCATTGAGATGAGTGGCTTCCTTGAGCTCAA GTGTGAGATAATAAGAGGAGGGATGAAAGAATATCTAACTCCAATGGGGCCTACTCCTCTTCATGTTAATCCTATATTCGAGATCGGGCCAGTAGAGCCCAGATTCTCAGAATGGTTAGTATTTGAGGGAATCAGTGTTGATGAGAGTGGAAGACAACATTACCTTGACGCCAGTGTTGCTTACAAGCGAGCCGTCCTAAATGCAATCGACTACCTGTCCAAATTTGGATATTCCAAGGAACAG GTGTATCTTTTATTGTCATGTTGTCCTTGCGAAGGAAGGATTTCAGGAATAGTTGATGCTCCAAATGCTGTCGCCACACTTGCAATTCCAACTGCTATATTTGATCAG GATATTCGCCCAAAGGCAAACAAGTTGCCAATAGGACCACGCGTTGTCAGGAATCCAGATATCCCAAGATGCACTTATGATGGAAATTTACCGATCACAAAGAACCTGAGTGCAACAGGAAGTTAA